A window of Macrotis lagotis isolate mMagLag1 chromosome 1, bilby.v1.9.chrom.fasta, whole genome shotgun sequence genomic DNA:
CCTCTCCTGGCACCTTGCATTGGGGGGATGTCCTGGGGGGGCTATGACCACAGTGGAGAACAGACCTGGGTTGGGGGGGCCCTCTCTGAGGATGACCCACTGCCCAGACTGCTCACCCCCTCCCTATGAGCCCCCTGCCCACCCCCCGGCCCTCCTGGCCCCTGGGACCCTCTGGGGTAGGACCCTGAGCAGGCCGGGTGGGGCCCCAGGGTCAGGAAGGGAGATTGGGGGATGTGAGGGGTGGGGAGGGCGGGGGCTCTCTCACCTGTGACCCTGAGCACCAGGGGGTCGCTGGGTCCTGACCACACATAAGGGCTGTTACTGTCAAAGCTGTGGCATCGATAAGTCCCTGCCTGGGCCGGGGTCACAGCTGGGAGGGAGAAGTTGGTTGGAGCCCCCCGGCCAGTGCCCTGGGCATGCCTGTAGGTGACCTCTTGTCCCTCCTTGACCAGAGCAGACCTGTCATACCACCACAGTGACCGACACTGCAGGGTCACGTCCTGTCCTGGGGTCACCTGGGAGCTAGGCACGGCTGAGAGGAAGGGGGCATAACGGACACCTGGGTGATGGGAAGAGCCTGGCATGAGAACTGGCACAGCCCCCGTGCCCAGGATGGAGCTGGCAGAGGAGGAGCAGGAGCCGCTTTATGCTCCTCTCCTCCTGGGTTGAAGGGAGCCCGGGGCTGGCAGGGTTTGGGGTTCCAGGGCCCAGAGCCAGCCCGGGCTGGGGGTAGAGGGTGAGGCGGGGGCTGGGGGGGGTCTCCTCTCACCTGTCACTCTCAACTCCAGGGGGTCACTGATCTCCGACCACCACGATTGCTTCATGTAGCGACATCGGTATCTCCCAGCAGTCTCTGCTGCCATGTAAGGAATGAGGTGCCGGGCCCCCCACCCCTCTGCAGACATCTCCACGTCCAGGTAGCCTCCTTCCTTCCACAGACGGTACAGTTCGGCCCCCGGGGGCCCCTCACACCAGAGGGTCACCGGGTTCCCCTGGGGGATCACCGAGCCCGGTTCAGCCCTGAGGGAGGGTCTGGGCCATGAGTCTGGAAGAGAAGCAGAGCCCAGAGGgtccctctctcccctctgtcCTCAGGGCTCACCCCCAGATCCCCTCCCAGAATCCTCCCCTGgacccctccccatctcccttccccccaGGCTGCCCTGGGGACAGTTCCCAGTGCTGAGCAGGCAGGAGGGCAGGGGGCATTTGGGGACAGGACTCACCCACTTGTGCCCAGACGCCCCAGCACAGACACAGCCCTGGAGAAGAGAATCTGGGTTAGACTCGGCTTCCTGCCCCAGATCCACATCCTTGTCTGCAAACCTGAGGGACAAGGGAATGAGACCCCAGAGCCCCAGGCTGGGACTGCTTCAGGGGGCAGCCAGACCCCAGGAGCCCTGGGCCACTGCCCTGCTTGTGCCCCTTCTCCTGGTGCCTCCCTTTCCCGCTCTGTCCAGTGGGGAGGAGGCGTCCCTGCAGTGACTCTCAGGCTCCTGCCAGCCTGGGTCTCCCTCCTAATGCCCCTTCTTCCCAGGACTTACCAAGGCAGAGCTGGGCAGAGAGTGTGGGGACCATTGTGCCCTCCAGGGCTGGTGAGGACAGATTGGGCACAGGAACCTCTTAGTAGAGAGTCACCGCACCAGGGTGGGGTCCAGGCTGGTCCTGCTCCAAGTTCCCCATTCCCCTGTCCCCAAAGGAGAGAGGGGGCGACTCCTTCCTCTTTGTGGTTCCCCCTGCATCCATGGGGGATGGGCTGGGTTTCATGGTGGGGGAGGCTGGAGAGCCCAGCTGGGGCTTTGGCCCATTCCATGCCTTTCTCTGGACCTTGActtccctctctgtaaaatggacaggAGGTCACAGCCCCTTCCCTCTGATTAGATGCTGATAAACCCACTAAACCAATGCACCAACCATCATTGATGGGTCCCTACAGGGGCCAGTCACTGCACCAAGCTCTGGGGCTGTAAAGACAGACAAGGAAGACCGGCCCTGTCCAGTGACTGTCCAGTGGGGGGGACACCCGACCATGGGGGGGGCAAGATCTACACCGAATAGCCTAGAGATGGTCTCAGGGAAGCCTTCCTGACAGTAATGTAATGAGGACAGAGTCAGGAGGCGAGATTCCATCTAGGGTTCAAATGGctgaaaattccattttatttctgtttttcgtTCCAAATTCCTCTCTGCTCCCTTCTCCATCCATTGACAAGGCCATAAAGGAGAGCCCTTTGCCAAACAAAGTCATGCCGAGCCCTTCTGGGCTCCCCTGTCACCCCTTCCCCACAATGagaagaaattaagagaaaaggCCTAGAACAAATTCtccttcactctgcctcagtgtcctcccctcctctctttggAGCATGAAGTATTGTCCCTCAGGAGCCTTTTGAGTTTTGGGGGGATCTTTATGGATCAGAGCAGTTGAGGCTTCCCCGGCTGATGATCAGGACAATATTGTTCTGTGAATTTTTCTCTCGGTTCTGGTCACTTGCAACGTCCTCTGAGTCTGCTCAGACTTTTCTGAAACCCTCCCAGAGGCTGAATTGCAGCTGGGACTTGCAGGAAGCCTGAGAACCATCAGCACAGAGAGCATGATTGGGTGGAGGGAGCTGAGGAGGTCACCATCAGAGTGGCccggagggagaagagaaaggggccCGGGACTAGATGGACGTGAACACGGGGGAGAGGAGCCAGAGGGATGGTCAGATAGGGAGGAGGAGCCCCGGGGAGGGTGGTGTCCAGAAACCCTAAAGTCACATGCCAAGATGTCCAGGATCCagaagggggaagaaggaaatggcattgGAGATCACTGGTGCCACCTCTGGGTTGGTGCAATGAGGGGGCTGGAAGGGTTCAAGGTGAGGGAGGAGAGCAACAAGAATttaggagggaaaaaggaaaataaaaatggctCCAATCctttctctctagtgttttctggattcttcttacttcattttgcTTCTCTTCATTTAAGTCTCCTGGATCTTTCAAGACTTTTTGAAAATGGGAGTCACTGAGGAGACCTATAGGAGATTAACTCAGTTTTGGGGGGCAAACATCCCCCCTTGAATGGGGATGATGATTAGCTTGGCCAGGAGGTGGAGGACCACATTGCCTCCAGATTTGGGTGTTCGTCACTGACAGATTGGCCTCAATCCCAGGCCCCCCACCTCAGAACT
This region includes:
- the LOC141511473 gene encoding leukocyte immunoglobulin-like receptor subfamily B member 4 isoform X2, giving the protein MVPTLSAQLCLGLCLCWGVWAQVDSWPRPSLRAEPGSVIPQGNPVTLWCEGPPGAELYRLWKEGGYLDVEMSAEGWGARHLIPYMAAETAGRYRCRYMKQSWWSEISDPLELRVTAVTPAQAGTYRCHSFDSNSPYVWSGPSDPLVLRVTANPGLSSLHVGILLGASTVLILLFLLLLLLLLYRQHWRHQARLRKGARKAKAKKTPKSSDPAGTPLEETPDVNVDEDRQTEEARPEDTAAPPPEDPQELTYALLNLSTLRVRAEEPPPSGPVEPSLYAALK
- the LOC141511473 gene encoding platelet glycoprotein VI-like isoform X1, whose protein sequence is MVPTLSAQLCLGLCLCWGVWAQVDSWPRPSLRAEPGSVIPQGNPVTLWCEGPPGAELYRLWKEGGYLDVEMSAEGWGARHLIPYMAAETAGRYRCRYMKQSWWSEISDPLELRVTGVRYAPFLSAVPSSQVTPGQDVTLQCRSLWWYDRSALVKEGQEVTYRHAQGTGRGAPTNFSLPAVTPAQAGTYRCHSFDSNSPYVWSGPSDPLVLRVTANPGLSSLHVGILLGASTVLILLFLLLLLLLLYRQHWRHQARLRKGARKAKAKKTPKSSDPAGTPLEETPDVNVDEDRQTEEARPEDTAAPPPEDPQELTYALLNLSTLRVRAEEPPPSGPVEPSLYAALK